A single genomic interval of Halobacillus halophilus DSM 2266 harbors:
- a CDS encoding AbrB family transcriptional regulator: MKKVLLLLAGFAAGYLFDLMSVPAGWLLGAMLVGAFYRLFINEVSYPNYLFNLSLAVIGISISLSIQVSMFQEAANYLLPLALTLVTLLAASWFLGKLLAKYSNLDEKTALFCCLPAGASVMMALSREYNANMSMVAAFQTVRIMMLVSTIPIVAGFMTSFISTTDAQGTNLATGNESSLSMGTAILFYLLLTVLTLLLARKWAIPIAPFLYSIVLGFLFITLVHPLPSMPNLMVGAGMALLGVIIGSRFDRESLLEIKQIGWMSLAVLLAFFLLTFVITFVFYILTPLDFITSLIAIVPAGAPQMASVASSLNLDASIVAAMQVIRLLVIILIIPMLVPFLVNKESDHL; this comes from the coding sequence ATGAAGAAAGTGCTATTATTACTGGCTGGTTTTGCAGCCGGTTATCTATTTGACTTAATGAGTGTACCAGCGGGATGGCTGCTTGGAGCTATGCTCGTTGGTGCTTTTTATCGTCTGTTCATTAATGAGGTTAGCTATCCCAATTATTTGTTTAATCTTTCTCTTGCCGTTATTGGAATAAGCATCAGCTTAAGTATTCAAGTTTCGATGTTTCAAGAAGCTGCCAACTACTTGCTGCCACTAGCTTTAACACTGGTTACGCTACTTGCAGCAAGCTGGTTCTTAGGTAAGCTCCTTGCCAAATATTCAAACCTTGATGAGAAAACAGCCTTGTTTTGCTGCTTACCAGCGGGAGCTTCCGTAATGATGGCTCTGAGCAGAGAATATAATGCGAATATGAGCATGGTGGCCGCTTTTCAAACGGTAAGGATTATGATGCTTGTTTCTACTATTCCTATTGTCGCCGGTTTCATGACGTCCTTTATATCTACTACAGATGCTCAAGGGACAAACTTAGCCACAGGAAATGAAAGCAGCCTGTCTATGGGGACCGCCATTTTATTTTACTTACTGCTTACGGTTTTAACTCTATTACTGGCACGGAAATGGGCAATTCCTATTGCTCCTTTCTTATATTCCATTGTGTTAGGATTTTTGTTCATTACGTTGGTGCACCCCTTACCCTCTATGCCAAATCTGATGGTTGGCGCAGGTATGGCTTTACTTGGAGTGATCATTGGTTCTCGCTTTGATAGGGAATCGCTGTTAGAAATTAAACAGATTGGCTGGATGAGCCTGGCTGTACTACTAGCCTTCTTCTTACTTACTTTTGTCATCACCTTTGTATTTTATATTTTGACGCCACTTGACTTTATAACCAGCTTAATAGCCATTGTACCCGCAGGCGCCCCGCAGATGGCATCCGTCGCATCTTCGCTTAATTTAGACGCAAGTATTGTAGCTGCCATGCAGGTCATTCGATTGCTGGTCATCATATTAATTATTCCAATGCTCGTTCCGTTTCTGGTAAACAAAGAATCAGACCATCTATAA
- a CDS encoding aspartyl-phosphate phosphatase Spo0E family protein: MNKEDLQTKIEETRKYMYEAYNQGEDYNKVVNISQQLDDLLNKMVKIKSNCKFVLLLLPILI, translated from the coding sequence ATGAATAAAGAAGATTTACAAACTAAAATTGAAGAAACAAGAAAATATATGTATGAAGCTTACAATCAAGGTGAGGATTACAATAAAGTTGTTAACATCTCTCAGCAGCTGGACGATTTACTAAACAAAATGGTAAAGATCAAGAGTAATTGTAAGTTTGTTTTACTTCTGCTCCCTATCCTTATATAA
- a CDS encoding LacI family DNA-binding transcriptional regulator, translating into MLPKEVTIKYIAEKANVSIATVSNVINDKGRVSEKTAERVRSVIQQYQYQGNLAAKNLRTNKSYLFGVVVSVTQPERKLKDNPFYWELISGIEAEASGYEFSIVLKGIDSAEELSAFINQRNLDGVIIVGAEENSSFVKVAEESNIPAVYIDSYLEDVSLYQVRIDDKQGGAAAAKHLLQLGHRKVALLSGKLTYNSVNHFRWEGCKEELSAFDSYDESLLIETDTSAEGGYAAADDIIEKFPEITAVICFSDITALGLYKRLNEKGYEIPKDLSITGFDGVYFTNYMIPELTTIKQDVGKKGVTAVNLLFEQIKSNAWPVENRRISLPVYLVEGESTAPL; encoded by the coding sequence GTGCTGCCAAAAGAAGTAACGATCAAGTATATTGCAGAGAAAGCGAATGTTTCGATAGCTACGGTATCCAATGTGATTAATGATAAAGGAAGAGTATCCGAAAAAACGGCTGAACGAGTTCGCTCGGTCATTCAGCAATACCAATATCAAGGTAATTTAGCGGCGAAAAATTTGCGGACGAACAAATCATATTTATTCGGTGTGGTGGTTTCTGTAACTCAGCCTGAACGAAAGCTTAAAGATAATCCATTCTACTGGGAATTGATCTCAGGAATTGAAGCAGAAGCGAGCGGTTATGAATTTTCCATCGTATTGAAGGGTATCGATTCAGCTGAAGAATTATCGGCATTTATTAATCAAAGAAACCTCGATGGTGTGATTATCGTTGGAGCTGAAGAGAACTCCTCTTTTGTAAAAGTAGCTGAAGAATCCAATATTCCCGCTGTGTATATCGACAGTTATCTAGAGGATGTAAGTCTATATCAGGTGCGTATTGATGACAAACAAGGAGGCGCCGCTGCTGCTAAGCATCTACTTCAACTAGGACATCGAAAGGTAGCCCTTCTGTCAGGGAAGCTAACCTATAATTCGGTCAACCACTTTAGGTGGGAGGGTTGCAAAGAAGAATTATCAGCCTTCGACAGTTATGATGAATCCCTCCTAATCGAAACAGATACTTCAGCCGAAGGTGGCTATGCAGCTGCCGATGATATAATCGAGAAATTCCCGGAAATCACAGCGGTCATATGCTTCTCCGATATTACTGCTCTCGGCCTATACAAGCGTCTGAATGAAAAAGGGTATGAGATCCCGAAAGATCTTTCCATTACTGGATTTGATGGAGTTTATTTTACTAACTACATGATTCCGGAGCTTACTACAATTAAGCAGGATGTAGGTAAGAAGGGAGTAACTGCAGTGAATTTGCTTTTTGAACAGATAAAAAGCAACGCATGGCCGGTTGAGAATCGCCGAATCTCACTACCGGTTTACCTGGTGGAAGGAGAAAGCACAGCCCCTCTTTAA
- a CDS encoding small acid-soluble spore protein H, whose protein sequence is MNKQRAQQIAVSPVMAHVTFNNQPIYIQHVDETNGTARIYPIDQPENELEVSLNELHELI, encoded by the coding sequence ATGAACAAACAACGTGCCCAGCAAATAGCTGTATCTCCTGTAATGGCTCATGTTACCTTTAATAATCAGCCAATATACATCCAACATGTGGATGAAACAAATGGCACAGCGCGAATTTATCCGATTGACCAGCCAGAAAATGAGTTGGAAGTTTCGCTTAATGAATTGCATGAACTGATCTAA
- a CDS encoding flotillin family protein, producing the protein MLENTLLAIILIVLGIVVLIGGITAFVIFRLRYKTASSNEALIVTGPKLGDPQQEKNVFEDENGRSVKIIRGGGYRLRMFQTATPIDLTSFQLQVNSEKAYTKEGIPVRVASTAVISIGSELEIMANFAEKFLGKKQNERESELKDVLNGHLRSIIASLPIEKIYNDFKEVNTQVKKIAEADLKGMGFEITSFALNDVEDVDQENGYIDALGRPHIAEVQKKANMAESDATKETRIYQAKNDQEAQDEENRRLTAVAESTKEKDIKEAEFQKDTNRAKENANQAGELERQKLAQQIKEEELKVQYIEKQRAVELEEEENKRRRSIADAEAYEVTKRAEAEADTERIKGESEAEVIRQRGIAQAESKERMAKAMEHYGEAAIVEMLINVLPEYAEKVSAPLSQIKDMKVIDMGGSNSNGGSAKVANSVTSTMLGIQESLKETTGMDLKAMLESYVSRGNVTNFSSEASKQFDEASATMEEEESENTTEVEQDPKE; encoded by the coding sequence TTGCTGGAGAATACTTTACTCGCAATCATCCTAATCGTCTTAGGAATCGTCGTACTAATAGGGGGAATTACCGCTTTTGTGATTTTTCGCCTGCGTTACAAAACGGCAAGCTCCAACGAAGCTTTAATCGTGACAGGTCCGAAACTTGGAGATCCGCAGCAGGAAAAAAATGTGTTCGAAGATGAAAATGGACGATCTGTTAAAATCATTCGCGGCGGTGGATATCGCTTGAGAATGTTTCAAACAGCCACACCGATTGACTTAACTTCTTTTCAGCTGCAAGTGAATTCAGAAAAAGCTTATACTAAAGAAGGAATTCCGGTAAGAGTAGCTAGTACGGCTGTAATCAGCATAGGCAGTGAACTGGAAATTATGGCTAACTTTGCTGAAAAATTCTTAGGAAAGAAACAAAACGAGCGTGAATCAGAATTGAAAGATGTGCTCAATGGACATCTCCGTTCTATTATAGCTTCTCTTCCTATTGAAAAGATCTATAACGACTTTAAAGAAGTGAATACGCAAGTAAAAAAAATAGCAGAAGCTGATTTAAAAGGAATGGGCTTCGAAATCACTTCATTCGCTTTAAACGATGTAGAAGACGTTGACCAGGAAAATGGATATATTGATGCTCTCGGTCGCCCGCACATCGCTGAGGTTCAGAAAAAAGCGAACATGGCTGAATCGGATGCAACAAAAGAGACTCGCATTTATCAGGCGAAAAATGACCAGGAAGCACAAGATGAAGAAAACAGAAGACTTACGGCTGTAGCCGAATCAACTAAGGAAAAGGACATTAAGGAAGCAGAATTCCAGAAAGATACTAACCGTGCGAAAGAAAACGCGAATCAAGCGGGCGAGTTAGAACGTCAAAAGCTTGCTCAGCAAATTAAAGAAGAGGAACTTAAGGTTCAGTACATAGAGAAACAGCGAGCCGTTGAGCTGGAAGAGGAGGAAAATAAACGACGCCGTTCCATTGCCGACGCGGAAGCTTATGAAGTAACCAAACGAGCCGAAGCTGAAGCAGATACGGAGAGAATAAAAGGGGAGTCCGAAGCGGAAGTTATCCGTCAGCGAGGAATTGCGCAAGCAGAATCTAAAGAACGGATGGCTAAAGCTATGGAACACTATGGTGAAGCAGCTATTGTAGAAATGTTGATTAATGTATTACCTGAATATGCTGAGAAAGTGTCAGCTCCTCTATCACAAATTAAGGATATGAAGGTAATCGATATGGGAGGATCCAATTCCAATGGCGGATCAGCGAAAGTAGCAAACAGTGTTACTTCAACCATGTTGGGTATCCAGGAATCATTAAAGGAAACTACAGGAATGGACTTGAAAGCTATGCTTGAAAGTTATGTTTCTAGAGGTAATGTTACGAACTTCTCTTCTGAAGCGTCCAAGCAGTTTGATGAAGCTTCTGCAACTATGGAAGAAGAGGAGTCGGAAAATACGACGGAAGTTGAACAGGACCCAAAAGAATAA
- a CDS encoding LysE family translocator codes for MFLLLIRQIFLGLSIAAPIGPINLEIIRRGIYQGFWPSLFVGAGGMTADLTLMFLMYKGLSEYLTLGSVQVFLLVLGALVLTYTGFQSLFSKDDDITVSSKREKDLRIGLLGPYLTGLSLAAFNPLNILFWLGIYGSVLSETFQEDNVIKAFYISSAIFIGVGLWNLNLALTVHFSKGILKPRILRAISVCSSLFLLGLGIYFAYKAVVSILPFIT; via the coding sequence ATGTTTTTACTATTGATCAGACAAATCTTTCTAGGTTTATCAATTGCCGCTCCTATTGGACCGATAAATTTAGAAATTATCAGAAGGGGAATTTACCAGGGATTCTGGCCCTCCCTATTTGTAGGAGCAGGAGGAATGACAGCTGACCTAACACTTATGTTTCTGATGTATAAGGGATTATCCGAATACTTAACTTTAGGTTCAGTTCAAGTCTTTCTATTAGTCCTTGGCGCTCTTGTCTTAACTTACACGGGGTTCCAAAGCCTCTTTAGCAAGGATGATGATATTACCGTTTCATCTAAGAGGGAAAAAGATTTACGCATTGGACTCCTTGGCCCTTACCTTACCGGTCTATCCCTGGCAGCTTTTAATCCATTAAATATCCTGTTCTGGCTTGGGATCTACGGTTCCGTTTTAAGTGAAACTTTTCAAGAAGATAATGTAATAAAAGCTTTCTATATAAGCAGTGCCATTTTTATTGGAGTAGGATTATGGAATTTAAATTTAGCGCTTACCGTTCACTTTAGCAAAGGTATTCTGAAACCACGAATACTTAGAGCAATCTCAGTATGTTCGAGTCTATTTTTACTGGGTTTAGGAATTTATTTTGCCTATAAAGCGGTCGTATCTATCCTTCCCTTCATAACCTAA
- a CDS encoding pullulanase, with amino-acid sequence MSKLQCFIVGGICFFMFLFMSFFPTPSFAGGEDMSESIIPEDHIRVHYKRMDEEYKDWGLHLWNQDDQNPAINYVVDWGNPVLFENSSDWGAYADIPVENIENGLNFIVHKGDDKDTPGDRSFPSSGEREFWLVQGDADVYVEQPEISTELTYAEITDDHQVEVNVSNVPADWTKGDFSIEQPDGTTLTIEEVQVEGQTVQLTIKQVLEVTKAYTVKFNDQETEAKASWQLIDKKFSYDGNDLGATLYKDGSTKLKVWSPVAEQVSVTLYDKQDQNDVVQKSVPMTKGEKGVFEITLNEQNTGVQDLTGYYYQYEVKAYGKTRTALDPYAKSMAASRDDDEDTVGKAAIVDPSSIGPKLNYAKIKGFEKREDAIIWEAHVRDITSDPDLESELDSQFGTFEAFGEKLDYLKELGVTHIQLLPVMKYYFGDEFEADERELEYSSKDNNYNWGYDPHSYFSLTGMYSERPTDPEARIAEFKELVKEIHKHKMGVVLDVVYNHTAKVSILEDLVPDYYHFMDEEGNAKIGYGGGKVGTTHAMSRKLMVDSIKYWVDEFKIDGFRFDLMGDLDAESVQKAYDEAKQINPDILMLGEGWRTFVGDGSSENEVTPADQDWMDETNGAAVFSDEIRNELKSGFGSEGEPRFITGGARDIDTIFNNIKAQPGNVSEDDPGDIVQYIAAHDNLPLHDVIAQSIKKDPAEHEEEIQKRIRIGNSMILTSQGISFLHAGQEYGRTKQWKGDGVPEEKSTYMVDENGEPFDNPYFIHDSYDSSDAVNMFDWDKVKEEGIHKETMEYTKGLIELRKSTNAFRLGTEELVNENVSLIKAPEIESSDLLIGYRNESTDHTGTYYVFINADSEKRSLSLEEDLRKEKVLVDRDEAGTKKVKDPSGFTLDKDSITLEPLTTVVVKVKN; translated from the coding sequence TTGAGTAAATTGCAATGTTTCATTGTTGGAGGGATTTGTTTCTTTATGTTTCTATTTATGAGTTTTTTTCCCACACCATCCTTTGCAGGTGGAGAAGATATGAGCGAATCAATCATTCCTGAGGATCATATCAGAGTGCATTATAAACGTATGGATGAAGAGTATAAAGACTGGGGCTTGCACTTATGGAATCAAGATGATCAGAACCCCGCGATCAATTACGTTGTGGATTGGGGTAACCCCGTACTTTTTGAGAACAGTTCCGATTGGGGAGCTTATGCTGACATACCGGTAGAAAATATTGAAAATGGACTTAATTTTATCGTACATAAAGGTGATGATAAGGACACACCTGGAGACAGAAGCTTTCCAAGTTCAGGTGAAAGAGAATTCTGGCTTGTTCAGGGTGACGCCGATGTGTATGTAGAACAACCGGAAATTTCTACAGAACTGACTTATGCTGAAATTACAGACGATCATCAAGTAGAAGTTAATGTAAGTAATGTACCGGCCGACTGGACAAAAGGGGATTTTTCAATTGAGCAGCCCGATGGCACGACATTAACGATCGAAGAGGTTCAGGTAGAAGGTCAAACGGTTCAATTAACTATAAAGCAAGTCCTGGAGGTAACGAAAGCCTACACGGTAAAGTTCAATGATCAGGAAACAGAAGCGAAGGCGTCCTGGCAATTGATTGATAAGAAATTTTCCTATGATGGAAACGATCTTGGAGCTACCCTTTACAAAGATGGATCAACTAAACTCAAAGTATGGTCTCCTGTAGCTGAACAGGTATCGGTTACTCTCTACGATAAACAGGACCAGAATGATGTTGTACAAAAGTCAGTCCCTATGACTAAAGGTGAAAAAGGGGTCTTTGAAATAACCCTAAATGAGCAGAACACTGGAGTTCAAGATTTAACTGGTTATTACTACCAGTATGAAGTGAAAGCATACGGTAAGACCAGGACAGCACTTGATCCTTACGCCAAGTCGATGGCTGCCTCCAGAGATGATGATGAAGACACAGTAGGTAAAGCGGCAATAGTAGATCCTTCATCTATTGGTCCAAAGCTTAACTACGCTAAAATTAAAGGATTTGAAAAAAGAGAAGATGCCATTATCTGGGAAGCGCATGTACGGGATATTACCTCGGACCCGGATCTTGAATCTGAGCTGGATAGCCAATTTGGCACGTTTGAAGCATTTGGTGAAAAGTTAGATTACTTGAAGGAATTAGGTGTAACGCACATACAGCTTCTTCCCGTCATGAAATATTATTTTGGCGATGAATTTGAAGCTGATGAACGGGAGCTGGAGTATTCTTCAAAGGACAATAACTATAACTGGGGCTATGACCCCCACAGCTACTTCTCTCTGACAGGGATGTATTCCGAACGTCCTACAGACCCTGAAGCCCGTATTGCAGAATTTAAAGAATTGGTAAAAGAAATTCATAAACATAAAATGGGTGTAGTATTGGATGTCGTTTATAACCATACAGCCAAGGTAAGTATCCTCGAGGATCTGGTCCCAGATTATTATCATTTTATGGATGAAGAAGGGAACGCTAAAATCGGTTATGGCGGCGGTAAAGTCGGCACAACTCATGCGATGTCCAGAAAACTTATGGTAGATTCCATAAAATATTGGGTTGACGAATTTAAGATTGATGGTTTTCGCTTTGATTTAATGGGTGATCTGGATGCAGAAAGCGTCCAAAAAGCTTACGATGAAGCCAAACAAATCAACCCGGATATCCTCATGCTTGGGGAAGGATGGCGCACGTTTGTAGGAGATGGAAGTTCAGAGAATGAAGTTACGCCCGCTGATCAGGACTGGATGGACGAGACTAACGGCGCAGCGGTTTTTTCAGATGAAATAAGAAATGAGTTAAAATCCGGATTTGGCAGTGAAGGTGAACCCAGGTTCATAACCGGAGGCGCTAGAGATATTGACACGATTTTTAACAATATTAAAGCCCAGCCTGGAAATGTGTCAGAAGATGATCCGGGAGATATCGTTCAATATATTGCAGCCCATGATAATTTACCGCTGCATGATGTGATTGCCCAATCCATTAAAAAAGATCCTGCAGAACACGAAGAAGAGATTCAGAAAAGGATCCGAATTGGTAACTCTATGATTTTAACAAGTCAAGGCATCTCTTTCCTTCATGCTGGTCAAGAATACGGAAGAACGAAGCAATGGAAGGGAGACGGCGTGCCAGAAGAAAAATCCACTTATATGGTAGATGAAAATGGTGAACCGTTCGATAACCCTTACTTCATACACGATTCCTATGATTCTTCTGATGCAGTCAACATGTTTGACTGGGATAAAGTTAAGGAAGAAGGAATTCATAAAGAAACCATGGAATACACGAAAGGTTTGATTGAGCTTAGAAAATCCACTAATGCTTTCCGTTTAGGCACGGAGGAGCTGGTAAATGAAAATGTAAGCTTAATCAAAGCACCTGAAATCGAATCCTCTGACCTTCTGATTGGCTACAGGAATGAGTCCACAGATCATACAGGCACCTACTACGTTTTCATAAACGCGGACAGCGAGAAACGTTCGCTTTCGCTTGAAGAAGATCTTAGAAAAGAAAAGGTTCTGGTGGATAGAGACGAAGCAGGTACGAAAAAAGTAAAAGACCCGTCTGGTTTTACACTGGATAAAGACAGCATCACGCTAGAGCCACTGACGACCGTAGTGGTTAAAGTGAAAAACTAA